In the Clostridium cellulovorans 743B genome, GAAAATACTCTATCCACATATCCCTTTAATATTGCTGGAACAGAAGCCCACCAGACTGGATAAACAAAAGTGATAACATCCGCCCATTTAATATTCTCTTGTTCCGCTGAAATATCTTCAAGCACCTTTCCGCTTTGTAAAGCAACAAAATCTGCTGGCTTAAGTATTGGGTCAAACCCAATTTCATATAAATCCCTAACTCTTACAGTGGCTCCCTTTTCCTTAGATGCATCAACTACTGTATCTAATATTCCTTTGCAAAAACTCTTGGGATTTGGATGTGCAAAAACTACTAAATGATTCATATTAATCCTCCATGTTTTAAAAACTTCTGTTTTATTATTAATCTAAATATTAAGTTTTATCCAACTATAAAAAACAGAAATAGAAACTGAAGCAAACGTTATTCTATATAAAAATATAGACTGCAACTTATAATAAATTTGTTGCAGTCTATTTGTCACTATTCACTTATTCATATGATTATGTAAAACATTTCTTTACACTTTTAATCGATTATCTCAAATAAGATACCACTAAATTTGGCTACCTCCATGGATAATTCAATAATATCATCCTCATCATTAATTTTATAGAATTCTTCAGTTTCTGAAACAGTACCACTATAGCGTTCCCAATTACTATGAAGAATCAACTTCACTTCTTGTCCTTCTTTTAAGGTTATATAATAGTTTTCGCAATCTTCATTTCCAAAGTTAAAAACTGCTAACAATGTCTGTTTAACCCCAGTTCTTGCTATTGTATAAATACATTTATCATTTTGCTCACAATCTATCCACTTAAAATTATGTAGGCTATAGTCATCATGTAATGGCTCATAATATTTATAAATTTGATTTAAGTTTAAAGTATATTGGTGGTAACAATCATGAACGGGATATTGCAAAATATCCCAATCTTGTTCTCTTTTTTCATTCCATTCTCTTAGCTGTCCAATCTCATTTCCCATAAAATTAAGTTTCTTTCCTGGATGCATTATCATATATAGGTACATAGCCCTTGCTTGAGGAAATTTATCTTCGTAATATCCACTCATTTTTTGCATAATAGTGGCTTTTCCATGTACTACCTCGTCATGCGAAAGAGCTAAAAGGTATTTTTCACTATAAAAATACAGCATGGAAAAAGTTAGTTTATGATAGTCCCTTGCACGATATTCTGGCGCTGTTTGAAAATATTCTAAGGTGTCATGCATCCACCCTAAATCCCATTTGTAATCAAAACCTAATCCATTTAATTCTACTGGTCTAGTAACCCCTTCATATGCAGAAGAATCTTCTGCTATAAGCATTGCTGTTGGATGTATACTTTTCAATCCTGAATTCATTACTTTAAGAAACTCTATAGATTGTCCATTTTCCCCTCTTTTTTCATCCCCTTGCCAATAAATAAGACGACTTACTGCATCCATTCTCAATCCATCAAAATGAAACTCTTTAAGCCAATAATTAGCTGCTGACTGCATAAAACACCTTACTTCTCGCCTTGAATATATAAAATTATAACTACCCCATTCACTTGTCCCTACGTCCGTACTTGGATACTCATATAAACAAGTGCCATCATAATTTCTTAATCCATAAGCATCAATGGCAAAATGAACCGGAACAAAATCTAAAATAACACCAATACCTGACTGATGTAATTTATCTATCATCTCTTTCAACTGATCTGGCGTTCCATACCTCGCTGTTGGAGCAAAAAATCCAGTATTCTGATATCCCCATGATTCATCACAGGGATGTTCTGATAGTGGCATAATTTCAATATGGGTATATCCGTCTTCCCTGACATAATCAATTATTAAATCAGCAATTTCGGAATACGAATACCAGCCTTCTTCCTCATCAGTCTTCTTTTTCCAAGAGCCTAAATGAAGTTCATATATGTTAAGAGGTTTATCATAGTTAACACTACGATTTTTCATCCATTCCTCATCGTTAAAACTATATGAGTTTAAATCTGTAGTAATGGAACAAGTACCAGGCCTTAACTCCATAAAGAACCCATATGGATCACAATGCTCATCTCTTCTTCCGTCTTCTGTATAAATGCAATACTTATACATCATACCGTAATCTGCCGAAACTCCACTAATAGAAAAGACACCACTTTGAAATTCTTGACTCATAGCCTCTTCTTGCCAATTATTAAATTCACCTATTATCGTTACATGTTTTGCTCTTGGTGCATAGGTACGAAAAGTAAATCCGTTACTTTCTTTATGAGCGCCAAAATACTCATATGCATCAAAAGATTTTCCCTCATAAAAATCCTGAAGTTTCATCTGTTATTACCTCTTTAATTTCTTATATTTAATTTAGAAAACTCTTCTACCTTACACAGATTCTATCTAACAATGACCTTATGCCAGTTCTATAAAATCAACACCTCTTAAATAAGAATTAAATTATTATTTATATATTGAAG is a window encoding:
- a CDS encoding NAD(P)H-dependent oxidoreductase, with product MNHLVVFAHPNPKSFCKGILDTVVDASKEKGATVRVRDLYEIGFDPILKPADFVALQSGKVLEDISAEQENIKWADVITFVYPVWWASVPAILKGYVDRVFSYGFAYTSENGAPKGLLTGKKGLLFCTTGSPNEAYSASGMHNSMKQATDQGIFNFSGIEDVKHIFFGAVPYVTDEIRGDYLKEVSKIVKETL
- the glgB gene encoding 1,4-alpha-glucan branching protein GlgB, whose amino-acid sequence is MKLQDFYEGKSFDAYEYFGAHKESNGFTFRTYAPRAKHVTIIGEFNNWQEEAMSQEFQSGVFSISGVSADYGMMYKYCIYTEDGRRDEHCDPYGFFMELRPGTCSITTDLNSYSFNDEEWMKNRSVNYDKPLNIYELHLGSWKKKTDEEEGWYSYSEIADLIIDYVREDGYTHIEIMPLSEHPCDESWGYQNTGFFAPTARYGTPDQLKEMIDKLHQSGIGVILDFVPVHFAIDAYGLRNYDGTCLYEYPSTDVGTSEWGSYNFIYSRREVRCFMQSAANYWLKEFHFDGLRMDAVSRLIYWQGDEKRGENGQSIEFLKVMNSGLKSIHPTAMLIAEDSSAYEGVTRPVELNGLGFDYKWDLGWMHDTLEYFQTAPEYRARDYHKLTFSMLYFYSEKYLLALSHDEVVHGKATIMQKMSGYYEDKFPQARAMYLYMIMHPGKKLNFMGNEIGQLREWNEKREQDWDILQYPVHDCYHQYTLNLNQIYKYYEPLHDDYSLHNFKWIDCEQNDKCIYTIARTGVKQTLLAVFNFGNEDCENYYITLKEGQEVKLILHSNWERYSGTVSETEEFYKINDEDDIIELSMEVAKFSGILFEIID